From Mucilaginibacter rubeus, a single genomic window includes:
- a CDS encoding sulfatase family protein, which yields MYRNVFVALLLVVPVIVSAQRRSKHAPLPNVIYIYADDLGYGDLSCYSKNGIHTPNLDKLAASGIRFTNAHATSATCTPSRYALMTGKYPWRQTGTAILPGDAALIIPTDKTTLPNLFKKAGYRTAIVGKWHLGLGEAVAKDWNGEVKPGPNEVGFDYSFIFPATADRVPTVFLENHKVLALEANDPISVDYSKKIGNDPTGEEHPELLKLKSSPGQGHNQTIVNGIGRIGYMSGGKLAHWTDEELSSTFLAKAEGFIEDQRKEPFFLYFALTEPHVPRMPATRFKGKSGRGLRGDAILQLDWTVGEIMKQLKYLGLEKNTLIVFSSDNGPVLDDGYQDEAEEKFKGHPPAGPLRGGKYSVLEGGTRVPFLVSWLGKINPQVSSAMVSQIDLIASFSKLLGQPIPTGDASDSENVLDALLGQNKNGRSLLVEQGIGNSIAIVKDGWKYIPPNNGEAVMKLVNIETGNLGLPQLYNLNEDIGEQTNLATKYPDKVKELALLLSNIRNK from the coding sequence ATGTACCGTAATGTGTTTGTCGCTTTACTACTTGTTGTACCGGTTATTGTATCGGCACAAAGAAGGAGTAAGCATGCGCCCCTCCCCAATGTAATTTATATTTATGCTGATGATTTGGGTTATGGAGACCTGAGTTGCTACAGCAAAAACGGGATCCATACGCCCAATTTAGATAAGCTGGCAGCCTCGGGTATCAGGTTTACCAATGCCCACGCTACTTCTGCAACGTGTACGCCATCAAGGTATGCTTTAATGACGGGTAAATACCCATGGCGCCAAACTGGAACTGCTATCCTGCCCGGCGATGCAGCACTGATCATCCCCACAGATAAAACTACTTTACCTAATCTTTTTAAAAAGGCCGGATACCGGACCGCAATTGTGGGTAAATGGCATCTTGGTTTAGGAGAAGCGGTTGCTAAGGATTGGAACGGCGAAGTAAAGCCGGGCCCCAACGAGGTAGGTTTTGACTATTCATTTATTTTTCCGGCTACAGCAGATCGGGTACCGACCGTTTTCTTAGAAAATCATAAAGTACTGGCACTGGAAGCCAACGATCCTATATCGGTTGATTATAGCAAAAAGATAGGTAATGATCCCACTGGTGAAGAACATCCTGAACTGCTCAAACTGAAATCTTCGCCGGGACAGGGGCACAACCAAACCATTGTAAATGGAATAGGCAGAATTGGCTATATGAGTGGCGGGAAGCTGGCCCACTGGACTGATGAGGAATTATCTTCTACTTTTTTGGCCAAAGCCGAGGGGTTCATCGAGGATCAGCGCAAAGAACCGTTCTTTCTGTATTTTGCCCTTACCGAACCGCATGTACCCAGGATGCCTGCAACGCGTTTTAAAGGCAAGAGTGGGCGAGGCCTGCGCGGTGATGCCATACTGCAACTGGATTGGACGGTTGGTGAAATAATGAAGCAGCTAAAGTACCTCGGTCTGGAGAAAAATACGCTAATAGTTTTCAGTAGCGATAATGGCCCTGTACTGGACGATGGCTACCAGGACGAGGCTGAAGAAAAATTTAAGGGGCATCCACCGGCCGGTCCGCTAAGGGGTGGAAAATACAGTGTACTGGAAGGAGGTACCCGTGTGCCGTTTCTTGTTAGCTGGCTTGGTAAAATTAATCCTCAGGTATCATCGGCAATGGTAAGCCAGATCGATCTTATCGCTTCTTTTTCGAAATTGCTCGGCCAACCAATCCCGACAGGTGATGCATCTGACAGCGAAAATGTGCTTGATGCTTTGCTGGGTCAAAACAAAAACGGGCGTTCTTTGCTGGTTGAGCAAGGTATTGGTAACTCCATAGCCATTGTTAAGGACGGGTGGAAGTATATTCCACCCAATAATGGCGAAGCAGTTATGAAGCTGGTAAATATCGAAACCGGAAACCTGGGTTTGCCTCAGCTATATAATTTAAATGAAGATATAGGCGAGCAAACTAACCTCGCTACAAAATATCCCGATAAAGTGAAGGAACTGGCTTTGCTTTTAAGTAATATCCGGAATAAGTAA
- a CDS encoding SDR family oxidoreductase: protein MNKTILITGASSGIGAATAKLFQAKGWNVIATMRQQEKQTELNATDNLLLTRLDVLDLESIQNAVNEGIKKFGKIDVLVNNAGYGAFGILESFTRDQIIRQFNTNVIGLVDVTKALLPHFRANKSGVIINISSIGGKMTFPLGTLYHGTKFAVEGISESLSYEVEEFGGKVKIIEPGAIATDFAGRSLDFSNDESLTEYQSIAGKVLAGMPAFFEHASPASVVADVIYEAATDGTTKLRYTAGEDARETIANRLQADDASFMGTIRTQFGL, encoded by the coding sequence ATGAACAAGACCATATTAATAACCGGTGCCAGCAGTGGTATCGGTGCGGCAACTGCCAAACTATTTCAAGCTAAAGGATGGAACGTTATTGCTACTATGCGGCAACAGGAAAAACAAACAGAATTAAATGCAACAGATAACCTATTGCTTACCAGGCTCGATGTATTGGATTTGGAATCTATCCAAAACGCAGTAAATGAAGGCATAAAAAAATTTGGAAAGATAGATGTACTGGTTAATAATGCAGGCTACGGCGCGTTCGGGATCCTGGAATCTTTTACAAGGGATCAAATCATCCGCCAGTTCAACACCAATGTCATCGGACTTGTTGACGTTACCAAAGCCCTTCTACCCCATTTCCGCGCTAACAAAAGCGGTGTGATCATCAATATTTCTTCTATTGGCGGAAAAATGACCTTCCCATTGGGCACGTTATATCACGGAACAAAATTCGCGGTTGAAGGTATCTCAGAATCCCTAAGCTACGAAGTAGAAGAATTTGGTGGAAAAGTAAAAATCATAGAACCAGGTGCCATAGCTACCGATTTCGCCGGCCGTTCGCTTGATTTTAGCAATGACGAGAGTTTGACCGAATATCAGTCAATCGCTGGAAAGGTATTGGCCGGAATGCCTGCCTTTTTTGAGCACGCTTCACCGGCAAGCGTTGTTGCCGATGTTATTTATGAAGCCGCTACCGACGGCACCACCAAATTAAGATATACAGCAGGAGAAGATGCCAGAGAAACAATAGCCAACCGTCTTCAGGCAGACGATGCAAGCTTTATGGGAACGATAAGAACACAGTTCGGACTTTAA
- a CDS encoding helix-turn-helix domain-containing protein: MSTFLHLQTISDLFRFFQLDHSVRHPLVAVVDFSLVNEDLQNEIKLSTDFYSLICKNYNRNNVRYGRKIVDFQGGSLICMAPNQVLELEKEIEPTAIVAGWGLFFHPDLIRATTLNDKMKDYSFFSYEISEALHLSEKENLVLMECVSKIETELKENIDIHSQAIIVSTIELLLNYCSRFYGRQFITRKNSNNAVVTQVENILKDYFKQADISEKGLPTVKQLAEQVYLSPGYLSDLLKKETGKNAQDHIHYYLIEEAKNILLNTGKSVAEIAYTLGFEYPQYFNKLFKQKTGKTPLEFRSI; this comes from the coding sequence ATGAGCACATTCCTCCACCTGCAAACCATTTCAGACTTGTTCCGCTTTTTTCAGCTTGATCATTCAGTCAGGCATCCCTTGGTTGCGGTGGTTGATTTTAGCCTGGTAAACGAAGATTTACAAAACGAAATCAAACTTTCCACGGATTTCTATTCGTTGATCTGCAAAAACTACAACAGGAATAACGTCAGGTATGGCCGTAAGATTGTTGACTTTCAGGGTGGCAGCCTGATTTGTATGGCACCAAACCAGGTGCTTGAACTGGAAAAGGAGATTGAGCCGACAGCAATAGTAGCCGGTTGGGGCTTGTTTTTCCATCCGGATCTGATCAGGGCAACAACGCTGAACGATAAGATGAAGGATTACAGCTTCTTTTCGTATGAAATATCAGAAGCGCTTCACCTTTCGGAAAAAGAGAACCTTGTGTTAATGGAATGCGTGTCAAAAATAGAAACTGAATTAAAGGAAAATATTGATATTCACAGCCAGGCCATCATTGTATCTACTATCGAATTGCTGTTAAACTATTGCTCCCGTTTTTATGGCAGGCAATTCATCACCCGTAAAAACTCTAATAACGCCGTAGTTACGCAGGTTGAAAATATCCTAAAAGACTATTTTAAGCAGGCTGATATCAGCGAGAAAGGCTTGCCTACAGTAAAACAACTGGCCGAGCAGGTATATCTATCTCCTGGCTATTTAAGCGACCTGCTCAAAAAGGAAACGGGTAAAAACGCCCAGGATCACATCCATTATTATTTGATTGAGGAAGCCAAAAACATATTGCTAAATACCGGCAAATCCGTTGCAGAGATCGCCTACACCCTTGGATTTGAATATCCACAGTACTTTAACAAACTTTTCAAGCAAAAGACAGGTAAAACACCGTTAGAATTTAGGAGTATTTAA
- a CDS encoding HAD family hydrolase: MENIKNIIFDYGNVIFSLSFASVQQAWNQLGIANPETFFGHKTQDEIFDKFDRGEVTAAQFREYVREKTNNPSLTDTQIDAAWNSILVGIAEGNHDLLLKLKDKYRTFLLSNINAIHFDYIMNYLKTDFGFDGNDHLFEKTYYSHLTGKRKPEPAIFEQVLRENNLNPEETLFIDDSPQHLESAKKLGIQTFLMTAPDTIQLFAKREHLI, encoded by the coding sequence ATGGAAAATATTAAAAATATCATCTTCGATTATGGCAATGTTATTTTCAGCCTTAGCTTCGCCAGTGTACAACAAGCATGGAATCAGTTAGGTATCGCCAACCCCGAAACGTTTTTTGGTCACAAAACCCAGGATGAAATTTTTGATAAATTTGATCGCGGCGAGGTTACAGCTGCCCAATTTAGGGAGTATGTAAGGGAAAAAACCAACAATCCCTCGCTTACCGATACGCAAATTGATGCCGCATGGAACAGTATTTTAGTTGGAATTGCCGAGGGCAACCACGATTTGCTGTTAAAGTTAAAAGATAAATACCGTACTTTTTTGCTCAGCAACATCAATGCTATCCATTTTGATTATATCATGAACTATCTTAAAACCGATTTTGGCTTTGATGGTAACGATCACCTGTTTGAAAAAACATACTACTCGCACCTTACAGGTAAGCGCAAACCAGAGCCGGCTATTTTTGAGCAAGTATTGAGAGAGAATAATTTAAACCCTGAGGAAACTTTATTCATTGACGATAGTCCGCAACACCTTGAGTCCGCCAAAAAACTGGGCATTCAAACCTTTTTGATGACAGCACCGGATACTATACAGCTATTTGCAAAAAGGGAGCATCTAATTTAA
- a CDS encoding proline dehydrogenase family protein — MTSFETNNNQGRNTPSFENTEIAFRHSSNTDLNRAYWLFRMININFLVKIGPPVTNFAMKIGLPIKSIIKATIFKHFCGGETIAECDNTIKNLYSGRVGTILDYSVEGEEEETVFDSTRDEIIRTIERAAKDKAIPLTVFKITGVGRFGLLEKLDARLKLNDTEEEEWRRVQARVLAICDKAFKNNVPVMIDAEESWIQDTIDLLALTMMTQFNKQKPIVYNTYQMYRHDKLASMLNDHAIAQSEGFILGAKIVRGAYMEKERRRAEEKGYPSPIQPDKKSADLDYDSALDYCTSHIEQIAFIAGTHNEESCRLLAELLDNKGIDHKHPHVYFSQLLGMSDNLSFNLADADYNVAKYVPYGPVKAVLPYLFRRAQENTAIAGQMSRELSLIAKERKRRSA; from the coding sequence ATGACCTCTTTTGAAACTAACAATAATCAAGGGCGAAATACGCCCTCATTTGAAAATACAGAAATAGCTTTTCGCCATTCATCCAATACCGATCTGAACCGGGCTTACTGGCTGTTCAGGATGATCAATATCAACTTTTTAGTAAAGATAGGCCCTCCGGTCACCAATTTTGCCATGAAGATTGGCCTGCCGATAAAGAGTATTATCAAAGCTACGATATTTAAGCACTTTTGCGGCGGCGAAACCATTGCCGAATGTGATAATACCATTAAAAACCTTTACAGCGGCCGGGTAGGTACTATTTTAGATTATTCGGTAGAGGGAGAGGAAGAAGAAACTGTGTTTGACAGTACCCGTGATGAGATCATCCGTACCATTGAGCGTGCTGCTAAAGATAAAGCCATCCCCCTTACTGTATTTAAAATAACGGGGGTAGGCCGTTTTGGTCTGCTTGAAAAATTAGATGCTCGTCTTAAATTAAACGACACAGAGGAAGAGGAGTGGAGAAGGGTACAAGCCCGGGTGTTGGCCATTTGCGACAAAGCATTTAAAAATAATGTGCCTGTAATGATAGATGCCGAAGAAAGCTGGATCCAGGACACTATCGACCTTTTGGCGCTTACCATGATGACGCAGTTTAACAAGCAAAAGCCTATAGTATATAACACCTATCAAATGTACAGGCATGATAAGTTGGCCTCCATGTTAAACGACCACGCCATAGCTCAAAGTGAAGGGTTTATACTGGGTGCAAAAATTGTACGTGGTGCCTACATGGAAAAAGAACGTAGACGTGCCGAAGAAAAAGGATATCCTTCTCCAATTCAGCCCGATAAAAAATCTGCCGATCTTGATTATGATTCGGCGCTTGATTACTGTACCAGCCATATTGAACAGATCGCTTTTATTGCAGGTACACATAACGAAGAAAGCTGTCGTTTGCTGGCCGAGCTGCTGGACAACAAAGGTATTGATCATAAACACCCGCATGTTTATTTTTCGCAATTGCTGGGCATGAGCGATAACCTCAGCTTTAACCTGGCTGACGCAGATTATAATGTAGCTAAATACGTGCCATACGGACCGGTTAAGGCCGTATTACCATACTTGTTCCGCCGTGCACAGGAAAATACGGCTATAGCCGGGCAAATGAGCCGTGAGCTTAGCTTAATAGCTAAAGAAAGAAAGCGCCGAAGCGCTTAA
- a CDS encoding RNA-binding S4 domain-containing protein produces MIEFKLEGDFIPMIQLLKAANLVQTGGEAQIVVTEGLVKYNGTVDYRKRLKVKRGDTVEFDGNKIIVI; encoded by the coding sequence ATGATCGAATTTAAGTTAGAAGGGGACTTTATCCCAATGATCCAGCTTCTCAAAGCTGCGAACTTAGTACAAACCGGCGGCGAGGCGCAAATAGTTGTAACTGAGGGCCTCGTGAAGTATAACGGCACAGTTGACTACCGCAAACGCCTTAAAGTAAAAAGAGGTGACACGGTTGAGTTTGATGGGAATAAAATTATAGTAATATAA